A section of the Xiphias gladius isolate SHS-SW01 ecotype Sanya breed wild chromosome 8, ASM1685928v1, whole genome shotgun sequence genome encodes:
- the zgc:101540 gene encoding hsFATP2a_ACSVL_like domain-containing protein yields the protein MYIWFTVLAGLAILSFSFLKTLFPYLGEDCAYILRSVQLGIRLGKYKKKAPFYSILDRFLDAARRHPGKVFLHFEGRDYSYGEVDKQSNKVARALQAEAGLQEGDVVALFLANEPGFVWIWLGLAKLGCPAALLNFNIRSKSLLHCFSCCGAKAIIVSLELQDAVVEVLPTLREQGISVYLLSDSCSIRGISSLSDKISQASDRLLSRDLRANVNIKSTALYIYTSGTTGLPKAAVITHEKLWAASFIQLACGVTAEDIFYINLPLYHSAGFLIGMIGAIERGITIILRRKFSASQFWDDCRKYNVTVIQYIGETMRYLCNMPKKDNEKNHKVRIAIGNGARTDIWSEFLNRFGDIKVKELYAATEGNIGFINYTSKVGAVGRINFVHRFFFPYTLIKFDIEKEEPVRNSEGLCIEAARGETGLLVGRITQRTPFVGYAGNQQQTEKKRLRNVLKKGDLYFNTGDLLRFDHENFVYFQDRVGDTFRWKGENVATAEVADILTMAHCILEANVYGVKVEGHEGRIGMAAVTLKDGEDFDSSDTYKQVVNYLPVYARPRFIRIQSCLEMTGTFKMKKVKLVEEGFNPAHVKDPLYFLDSDKKTYVPLTEEIYRAIASRETKL from the exons ATGTACATCTGGTTCACCGTCCTGGCCGGACTGGCCATCCTGTCCTTTTCGTTCCTCAAGACACTCTTCCCCTACCTCGGCGAGGACTGCGCGTACATCCTGAGGAGCGTCCAGCTCGGCATCAGGCTCGGCAAATACAAGAAAAAAGCCCCCTTTTACAGCATCCTGGACCGCTTCTTGGATGCGGCGAGGCGGCATCCCGGCAAGGTCTTCCTCCACTTCGAGGGCCGTGACTATTCCTACGGCGAGGTGGACAAGCAGAGCAACAAGGTGGCCCGAGCCCTGCAGGCTGAAGCGGGACTCCAGGAGGGGGACGTGGTCGCCTTGTTTCTCGCCAACGAGCCCGGTTTCGTGTGGATTTGGCTGGGTCTGGCCAAGCTGGGCTGCCCGGCCGCGCTGCTCAACTTCAACATCAGGTCCAAGTCCCTGCTGCACTGTTTCTCCTGCTGCGGGGCCAAAGCGATCATCGTCTCTCTGG AGTTGCAGGACGCGGTGGTGGAGGTTTTACCGACGCTGAGAGAGCAGGGTATCAGTGTGTACCTCCTGTCAGACAGCTGCAGTATCCGGGGCATCAGCTCTCTGTCTGACAAGATCTCCCAGGCCTCAGATCGGCTTCTGTCCCGGGACCTCCGGGCCAACGTCAATATCAAGAGCACTGCTCTGTATATCTACACGTCAGGCACGACAG GTTTGCCTAAAGCAGCTGTTATCACCCATGAGAAGTTGTGGGCTGCCTCCTTCATCCAGTTGGCATGTGGAGTCACAGCAGAGGACATCTTCTACATCAATCTGCCTCTGTATCACAGCGCAGGCTTCCTCATCGGGATGATCGGAGCCATCGAGAGAG GTATAACCATTATTCTGAGGAGGAAGTTCTCTGCCTCTCAGTTCTGGGACGACTGCAGGAAATATAATGTGACAGTGATACAGTACATTGGTGAAACGATGCGTTACCTCTGCAACATGCCCAAG AAAGACAATGAGAAGAACCACAAAGTGAGGATCGCCATAGGCAACGGAGCCCGGACAGACATTTGGTCGGAGTTTCTGAATCGCTTCGGTGACATTAAAGTCAAAGAGTTGTACGCTGCCACGGAGGGAAACATCGGCTTCATAAACTACACGTCCAAAGTCGGTGCAGTGGGGCGAATCAATTTTGTCCACAGG TTTTTCTTCCCCTACACTTTGATCAAGTTTGACATTGAGAAGGAGGAGCCTGTTAGAAACTCTGAGGGTCTGTGCATCGAAGCAGCCCGAG GTGAGACGGGACTTTTGGTGGGAAGGATAACTCAGAGGACCCCCTTTGTTGGGTACGCTGGTAACCAGCAACAGACCGAGAAGAAGAGGCTTCGCAATGTATTGAAAAAAGGCGACCTGTACTTCAACACGGGCGATTTACTTCGATTTGACCACGAGAACTTTGTGTACTTCCAGGATCGCGTTGGTGACACTTTCAG ATGGAAAGGAGAAAACGTCGCCACAGCTGAGGTTGCAGATATTCTCACAATGGCTCATTGCATTTTGGAGGCAAACGTCTATGGTGTTAAAGTTGAAG GGCATGAGGGGCGGATTGGCATGGCAGCTGTCACTTTGAAAGACGGAGAAGATTTTGACTCTTCGGACACCTACAAGCAGGTTGTCAACTACCTCCCAGTTTACGCGAGACCTCGATTCATCAGAATTCAG TCCTGCCTGGAGATGACGGGGACATTCAAGATGAAGAAAGTGAAGCTGGTGGAGGAGGGATTCAACCCAGCTCACGTCAAAGACCCTTTATACTTCCTCGATTCTGACAAAAAGACTTACGTTCCCCTGACTGAGGAGATCTACAGAGCAATAGCTTCTAGGGAAACCAAACTCTAA